A single bacterium DNA region contains:
- the dtd gene encoding D-aminoacyl-tRNA deacylase, which yields MRALVQRVRRAAVYVVDDAAAAGEIGLGFAVLLGVSRADGPDDARTLAGRVATLRVFDDGAGRLNRSVVDVGGAVLSIPQFTLYADTTGGRRPSFLDAAPPDQAEPLYRLFNEALAAAGAPVVPGRFRTHMIVEIHNDGPVTILLDTGDAGSR from the coding sequence GTGCGGGCGCTGGTGCAGCGCGTCCGGCGGGCGGCCGTCTATGTGGTCGACGATGCCGCGGCCGCGGGTGAGATCGGACTCGGGTTCGCCGTGCTGCTCGGCGTGTCCCGCGCCGATGGGCCGGACGACGCGCGGACCCTCGCCGGACGGGTTGCCACGCTCCGGGTCTTCGACGATGGGGCGGGCCGGCTCAACCGCTCGGTCGTGGATGTCGGCGGCGCGGTGCTGAGCATTCCGCAGTTCACGCTATACGCCGATACGACGGGCGGCCGTCGTCCCAGCTTCCTTGACGCGGCTCCGCCGGATCAGGCGGAGCCGCTGTACCGGCTGTTCAACGAGGCGCTCGCGGCGGCCGGGGCGCCGGTCGTGCCGGGCCGATTCCGGACTCACATGATCGTGGAGATTCACAACGATGGCCCGGTGACGATATTGCTCGACACGGGGGACGCCGGCTCCCGATGA
- the hisS gene encoding histidine--tRNA ligase, with product MELRAPRGMQDVLPDHTGRWQQVEARMHDLARRSGYREIRTPIVEHTEVFQRGVGAGTDIVDKEMYTFQDRGGRSVTLRAEGTAPVMRAFLEHNLGASGLPVRVYYICPIFRYDRPQAGRYRQHTQFGAEVIGSPEPAADAEVLSLAVRLVERLGLRNFQVHLSSVGDATCRPGYIEALRDYYRPRLGGLCEDCQRRFDTAPMRLLDCKREGDRAVAANAPRILDYLCDPCREHFRGVQVCLQAMRIPYVVDPLIVRGLDYYTRTAWEAVSQALGAQNVVFGGGRYDGLAEQLGGKPTPGVGFGMGVERLLLVLDAEGAVPSSEQPPDVFVAAVPAGTPSLTEQGRAAALAVADRLRCEGLAAAADVMDRSLNAQMKVANRLGVSFVLILTDTGVALRNMAASKDEDLPVASQWAHAALQLEDEALDRLAESVADRVRPAPPAPPAPRQPGREPGQGAVR from the coding sequence ATGGAGCTTAGAGCACCGCGCGGCATGCAGGATGTCCTGCCCGACCACACGGGCCGGTGGCAGCAAGTCGAGGCGCGGATGCACGACCTCGCGCGCCGCTCCGGCTATCGGGAGATCCGCACCCCGATCGTGGAGCACACGGAGGTCTTCCAGCGCGGCGTGGGGGCGGGCACCGACATCGTGGACAAGGAGATGTACACGTTTCAGGACCGCGGGGGCCGCAGCGTCACCCTGCGCGCCGAGGGCACGGCGCCGGTGATGCGCGCCTTCCTCGAGCACAATCTGGGCGCGTCGGGTCTGCCGGTTCGCGTCTATTACATCTGTCCGATCTTTCGCTACGACCGACCGCAGGCGGGCCGCTACCGGCAGCATACGCAGTTCGGGGCCGAGGTGATCGGCAGCCCCGAGCCCGCGGCCGACGCGGAAGTCTTGAGCCTGGCGGTCCGTCTCGTCGAGCGTTTGGGATTGCGGAACTTCCAGGTGCACCTGTCGAGCGTCGGTGACGCGACGTGCCGGCCCGGGTACATCGAGGCTCTGCGCGACTATTACCGGCCCCGGCTCGGCGGGCTGTGTGAGGACTGTCAACGGCGATTCGACACCGCGCCGATGCGCCTGCTGGACTGCAAGCGCGAGGGGGACCGCGCGGTGGCGGCGAACGCGCCGCGCATTCTCGATTACCTGTGCGACCCGTGCCGGGAGCATTTCCGCGGCGTGCAGGTATGCCTGCAGGCGATGCGGATTCCCTACGTCGTCGATCCGCTCATCGTCCGCGGGCTCGACTACTACACGCGCACCGCATGGGAGGCGGTGTCGCAGGCGCTGGGAGCGCAGAACGTCGTCTTCGGCGGCGGCCGTTATGACGGTCTCGCGGAGCAACTCGGCGGAAAACCGACCCCCGGCGTCGGGTTCGGCATGGGCGTCGAGCGGCTGTTGCTGGTCCTCGATGCGGAAGGCGCGGTGCCGTCGTCCGAGCAGCCGCCGGATGTGTTTGTCGCCGCGGTCCCGGCGGGTACTCCGTCTCTGACGGAGCAAGGCCGCGCGGCCGCGCTCGCCGTCGCGGATCGTCTGCGATGCGAGGGCCTGGCGGCCGCGGCCGACGTCATGGATCGTAGCCTCAACGCTCAGATGAAGGTGGCGAATCGGCTCGGCGTCTCGTTCGTGCTGATCCTCACGGACACGGGCGTCGCGCTCCGCAACATGGCGGCGAGCAAAGACGAGGACCTGCCGGTCGCCTCCCAATGGGCGCACGCCGCCCTGCAGCTCGAAGATGAGGCGCTGGACAGGCTCGCCGAATCGGTCGCGGACCGTGTCCGGCCTGCCCCGCCTGCCCCGCCTGCCCCGCGCCAGCCGGGGCGCGAGCCGGGGCAGGGGGCCGTGCGATGA